The DNA region GCTGAACAGCACCGTTAGCTAGCTTCGTTCGTGACTGGAAAAGGTCAAGGTAATTTTCAATGCAGAAGCTTGTCACGATTTATCTAGATCGAGAAAATTATCGGACTATGCGACGAGGACCTAGCGAAAGTCATGGTGTTTTAGAGGAGCATTTAAAGGATTTTATTGCTGCTGGTTGGCGAATCAAATCGATCGCCACTGGCGGAGGTGGAGGTATTGCGAGCGGAGGTGGACTGGGTGCGGGATGCATTGCCGGACTTGGATGCTGTTGGGTTATAGTTTTACTAGAGAAGCCTTAATTAAAGAACGTTCTACCTGTGATACATCTTCTTCAAAGTAACTTTTGTGACACTAGCGACAGAAAAACGATGAAACAGTTCAAAGTTGTTATTGAGAAGCATTCAGATGGATATGTTGCTTACCCAATTGGTGTGGTAGGTGCAATCGTTGGACAGGGGGACACCTATGAAGAGGCTTTATCAGATGTGAAATCTGCGATCGCTTGTTACGCTGAAGTCTTTGGAAAAGAGATGCTAGAGGATACTCCTTCTATCGAAGTTTTCCTGGCTGAGGCAGGGGTTGCCGTTTAATGCCAAAGTTCCCAGTCGATGCACCTAAAAAGCGAGTTGTCAGAGCATTTGAGCTTTTGGGCTTCGAGATTGTACGCGAGCGAGAGCATATTGTCATGCAGCGCGAAAATGAAGATGGGACAGTCATGCCATTGGTTATGCCGAATCACTCGGAGATTAAGAGCGGGACGCTCAGAGCAATTTGTACACAGGTTGGTGTTTCAAGAGAGGAGTTTTTGGAAGCATACAATCAAAGCTGAGGCGCAGGCTAACAATATGCCCTGAGTCCTACGGAGTCAAGAGGCTTGGTGGGAGTTTGTTTTTTATTTCCTGTTTTCCATTCTCTATCCCTTGATGTTTACTTCAATTGAATTCCAGGACGATGCTTCAGCATTGATTCTATTTTTTCGATGCTGTTCTTACTCTCATTTTTTGTACTGTCTGTTTTGAGATTTATTCGGCTTCTGCCAAGAGTGCCAAATTTTGTACGAGGGGTGAACCTTTGCGCTTCAAAGCCATCAGATATTTCACTTCATCATAGGGCTGTCTATCCTGCCAGCAGCGGAAAACAATTCGAATCCACTTGAATGCCAAAGCCCGAATCGCAGCCTGGTGCGTTTTCCCCTTCTGTCGTTGCATCTGATAAAACGCTTCTGCCCAGAATGAGTATTTGCGAGTTTGTAAGGCCCATTCCACAAAGGTCTGTCGGAGAAACCTGGGACAACTCCAGCGCCAATGTACCCACGACTTCTGTCCACTGCTCTCCTTCACCGGAGCAATTCCGGCATAGCGCAACAGGTCTTGGGCAGTTTGGTAGCGATCTCGTTCTTCCCCAAAGGCCACGAGAAGTCTGGGTGCTAAATGGGGTCCGGCTCCTGGTAGTGCGGCAAATAACTCAGCATCGGGATGGGATTCAAACAGCTTCTCTATCTTGGTATCGAAGGTTGTAATACTGGGTAAGAGCACCTGCAATTGGGCGATTAAGGCTGCAACTAAGAGTTGCAGCGGTTCTACAATACCTGCATCCTCTGTCAAAGCAACTCCCTGTTGAATTTGCTCAAGCCTATGTTCAATGGTCTTTGCCTGCACAACGTGATGCGACTTGAAAAACTTCTCTAACTCTTCTTTAGAGGCAGCTTGGGCAGCTTTGAGACTGGGATAGCAAGTGAGGAACTCACAGAACACCTGGGTATCCTTATCCTCAAACCATTCCAGTACTTGAGGGAAATAGCCTTTAAGCGCAGCCGTGATCCGATTGGTCAGGCGCACCTTCTCTGCCACGAGCATCCGTCGATTCTCCACTAACTGCTGCAGGGAACGCAGTGTGGCACTGCCCGGTTGCCAAGCTTTCAGCTTATCCCAGTGCTTGAGCAACAGTTCAACCAGAATTTGAGCATCGGTGGGGTCTGATTTAGCCCGAGAGGGCGCGAACGCTTGGCGATAGTTCGCAACAAGGAGGGTGTTGACTGGGTAAAGCACCAAGAACTCGTACTTGCACAGAGCATAGATCAATGATCCTCGTTTTTGCTCTGTACAGATGGCAATCTTTCCTTGCGGAAATCGTTTTCTTAATCCTTCTACCCAAGCAGCGATCGCTTCTGGTTGAGCACTAATGATGCAAGATTCAATTTGTTGAGTGGTTGAATCATACAAGCAGATATCATGTTTGCGGTCAGCCCAATCAACGCCAATGTAGGCAGCGTAAAGGGATGATTCAGCAGTTGGCAAGGCGGTAGACTGGTTCATACTCACACCCTTGAAAAACTATTGATTGAAACGAAGCTGGAATGCCCTGATCTTCAGCCGAAAGTGTTATGGCAAGGTTCGTTAACGCCAAGCCCTGAGGATTCGTTAGTTGAAGCAGGGACAAGAGGCGAGTGCGTGCGATATTGTTAGAGACATCAGGTGTCGCGCCCATGCAAAGTCGTCACTCGCCTCCTCCGAGTTCTGAAGTTGAGTGTACTCCTCAAACTCAGTCTCGTCCCTCCATAATCCCGTTGCACACTGACCGTATCAAGTTGGTTGGCTAAGCCTGAGAGGTGATCTGCGGCGGCTGAACGGTGTCGTTAGACCGCTCAGTTATCGGTGGAGACGGTGCTTATACCCATTTAAATGGGCAGTGGTGCAAATAGGGGTAAGCTAAGACCGTTGTGAAAAATCTCGCTGTTATGGCTGGTGTTAGTTCGATTGAAGTCAAGGAAAGCCTCGATGAGCTAGTCCAACAGTTGCAACCAGTGGAAACGCCAAAGGACAAGGAACGGTTGCAAGTGCTGTACTGGCTCAAGCAGGACAAGTCTCCTAGCATTGGTGCGATTGCAACAGCGATCAGGAAACATCGGAATCCGGTAGGGAGATAGCCATTGCAGTCTCGAGAGGGCGGGGTGAATGCGATGCTGGAACGCAAAACGCCTGCGGGGGATGTGCGACAGATTCCACAATGGGCGGAAGCGGCCCTGGCTAAGCGCCTAAAAGACCCGGAACATGGATTTGCCAGTTATGGAGCGATCCAGCAGTGGTTAGCCGAAGAACTGGGCATTGAAGCTCAGTACCATGCGGTGGACCACATGACTCGGTATCGACTCCAAGCGAAATTAAAAGCTGCCCGTCCGCAACATGTCAAGCAGAACTCAGAGCAACGCGAGTTGTTTAAAAAACCTCGTAGATGACCTGGAGTGAGTGAATCACTATGCTTAACAGGTGCTTCAGGAGCAGCATCCCCTTCGCTATTTGGCTCAGGATGAAAGCCGCTTTGGACTCAGAACTCTGATTGGACGCTGGATCACGGCCTCTGGCATCAAACCAATCGGGCAATGGCAAGGGTTGTTCAACGCGTTTTGGCTTTATGGAGCAGTCGAACTGGCAACCGGAGAATCTTTTTTCTGGCAATTCTCCCATGTTGATAGGGTCTGCTATCAAGCGTTTCTTGACGAGTTCTCCACAGCATACTCAGATAGTCTCAATTTCTTCAAGTCGATAACGGGCGCTTTCACACCAGCAACGATTTAGTGGTGCCAGAGACTGTAATTTTGTTATTTCAACCGCCGTGCTGTCCAGAGTTAAATCCGATTGAGCGATTGTAGGAACATCTCAAGGCAGATTTGAAGTGGGCTTCGTTCAAGACTCTAGAGCAACTTCAACGGTGCTGGGCAAAGGGTTAGAGAAAGGGTGTCCAGAGATTCACCATTCTGACCAAGGAGTGCCATATAGAGTATCGGAACTTCACAGAAGCGTATCAACAGATTGAACAGTTCTTGGAGGATGTTGATATGAAGAAGAGAATCCATTCATCCCTCGCTTATCTCACACCGGATGAATACGAAAGAAAATGGCATGAACAGGAAGGAAAGAATGATAATCTTCAGCAAGAATTCCTTAAATTCTTCCATCTGCTGTCCGAAGCGCGGGGTTCACTTCACTGCGATCGCTCTCTATACTTTCTATTCTTGGCCCTCTTCACCGAAAGAAGACCGGCCAATACCAAGTTGTTTGTGGCTGTGTTTTAGCCCTTCCCAGAGGGCCTTTATTTGCTGGTAAGACTGCTCTGGAGAGATTTTGCCACTGGTTTCCAGACTGGAAATGTAACTGACACGCTGAGAAAACTCTTGTAAGTTAGCGTTAAAGACCAGGTTTTCTGGTTTGACCTGTCCCCGATAACGAGCACGGGGGAGAAGAAAGCTTTCCTTGTCCATTTTAAATCTCTCCTTTTTGCTAAAACACCGATTTACCAGAAGTTGTAGGGCATACACACGAAGCCACTTAAGTAAAACATGGGTCAAAGAGTTGGGCTGGCCCTTCCTCCTTAACCTAAAGTTAACCCATGTATTCTAATCAGACTGTTCATCTAGATCAAATCTTAATCCTGCCTTAACCGTGCTCTGTCGAACGAATGAAATCTCTGTAATCATTACCCGTTCATCAGCGGCGAACGCAGCGGCCTTGACGATTATTCTGGAACGATCGCGGATTTGATCTGACTGTGCAATTCATCGGTAGCCGCTGCCACCTGTTCTAAAACCTCCTTGAATTCCTGGAAATCCATCGTTCGTCCGTTCACATCTGCCCGCAAGAACAGGTCACCGTCGTCATCAATCCCAACTTTTACGCTGTCTACTGTATTGTTGTACTTCAGCAGTTTCAGATACAAATCTTGAGACGGTTTCAGATTCTTTTTGGCAGCCACTGGCACACCAATTAACACTAGGTCGGAATTAGGAATAGTACTCACATACACGTCGTAGCTTTTCCAGGATTTGCCCTGATAGGGAACCGTCCATGTCGTATCAGAAACTTTGGTATAGCTGCCACCAAACTGCTCCAGATATTGCCGAATTTTAGCCGCAATGCTGCTTTGTCCCTGAGAAGCCGCAACTAACCTGGAAGAAGGAGAGGCGGGCATAGCCTGAACGGTTGCAGGCCATGCTTCTATTAGCAAGATCAGCAGGGGAAGCACAGCCAATGGTCTTATCTTTAATTTCACGTTCAAAATACTCCTCAAGGGTGCCAGTAATTTATTCTGCATTGTGCAGCTTGCTCGAGCTGGTCACTTTCCAGCCTGTCAGACTGCGTAAATACAAACTGCCCACGATCGCCAGAAACGACACATAGGCGATCGCTTCTACTAAATAGAGTTGATCTTCGTAGCCGAACAGAGTGTGTAAAATGATGCCGGGAAATTGACGTTCAGGCAAAACTCTGTGGGTATCGAGTAGGAGCGGCCCCAGCAGGCAAGCAGCGTTTGGCGCTGAGGGATTTGTCCAACAGATTGAGGCCGATGGATGGATTTGCGTGAGATTGGTGAGAGCGGTATCCAGATGCGCCAGGGCAGACACGACCAGGCCCGCCACGATCAGCAGCAAGAAAAGCCCCATCACCTGAAAGAACAGCCGCAGATTAATTTTGACTCCCAACTCGAAGAGCAACAGGCCAATCCCAACGGCAACGAGAATGCCAGCGATTGCGCCTAGAATCGGGATCCAACCCTGCTGAAATTTGGCGGCAATGAACACCACCGTTTCAAAGCCTTCTCGCAATACCGCAAAAAAGATCAGACCAAAGATCCCCCAACCCGCACGGGAATCACTTTTCAGGGTAGTGCTAATGGCTCCTTCCAGTTCACCTTTTAGCTGGCGCGATTGCTGTGTCATCCAGATCAACATCCAACTTAGCAGGGCGATCGCCACTACACTAAACAGACTTTGCAATAAGGGTTTGATCACGGGGGCATAGGTCTGATTCGCGGCCCCCACCGTCTGAAACAACACCACAAATACCATCCCCACCAGGGTACTGGCCCCTAATCCGGCTGCAATGCCGCCATAGACCCAGGAGTTGAAGCGAGACTGCCCAGCCTTACTGAGATAGGCCAGCACAATACCGACCACCAGAGCCGCTTCTACCCCTTCCCGCAAGGTAATTACAAATGTTGGCAGGGCCGGAGTGAAATCAATCATGGACTATCAATCTCAATGAATCTTTACTGTCAATTGTAGAGTTTATGGTAGAAGGCAGAAGGTTGGGAGTGGCGGAGTGGCACACGCCAATTGACCAGCAGCCAGACAGGTTGGTAGACCTGATGGTAAACCGTGTACTGCCAGTAAGGGTTGAGGGTGGAGTACTGAGAGAGCATTCTGATTGATAACTTATTGAGAATTAGATGCAATAGGCTAAAGATTATCTCAAAATCCCCCTCCCCCCGATAAGGATTTTCTGAGTTATCCGACTATTGATAAAACCTGAAAGTCACCCCAGGATCTTGACAGATTGTGGGTTTAGGCCTGATATTCTTAATGAGAGTATCTTGCATTAGCTGTAGATTGGAATCTTAAAAATCTATATCTTATCGGTGTGAGGATGAATGCAACAGGCAAAATTTGGTCAGATTTTCGGGCTTAGTTCCCTGCTGTTAGGGATGGCGGCGATCGCCCCAGTCTCTGCCCAAGAAGCAGGCAAGATGCCAATCCCACTTACCCAAAACAATGTTGATCCCCTGACTGCAGACGTAGCCCTGAATGAAGAGGCAGATCAGGTCACTTCAGTCTCTCAGCTTACAGATGTCAGACCAACGGACTGGGCCTATCAGGCACTGAAATCTCTGGTAGAACGGTATGGCTGCATCGTCGGCTATCCCGATAAAACCTACCGGGGAAACCGTGCCCTCAGCCGCTGGGAATTCGCGGCGGGCCTGAATGCCTGCCTGGACAAAATTCAGGAATTGATTGCGGCGGCGACGGCTGATTTCGTCCGCAAAGAAGACCTGGAAACCGTGAAAAAGTTACAGGATCTGTTTGCGGCTGAACTGGCCTCCCTGCGCGGTCGAGTAGATGCCCTGGAAGTCCGAACAGCCACCCTGGAGAAACAACAGTTTTCCACCACCACCCGGTTAAATGGCGAAGTCGTTGTGGCTGGGGCTGGGATTCTGACTGGAGATAACGCCAATGGGCAAGAGGCTCCCACCAATGCCATCTGGGGCGATCGCGTGCGGCTCAACTTTGATGCCAGCTTTACGGGCGCAGATTTGTTGAGAGTTCGTCTGCAAGCCGTGAATTTGCCACCATTCTCCAGTGTGCTGAATACGCCTGAGGGCGACATTCGGGCGGCTGGGCCTGTATTCTCAACTGCTGCAGAGAACAACAACTCGGTCGGGATTGATGCCTTGCTGTATCAGTTCCCGGTAGGGGAGAAGCTGATTGTGACTTTAGAGGCCAACGCAGGAGCCATTGATGATTTCACAGATACGATCAACCCCTTTCTGGATGGAGATGGCGGCAGTGGTGCTTTAACTGGCTTTGCAACTCGTAATCATATTTACTACCTGCTAAATGGCACAGGTCTGGGATTAAGGTATGTTCTAAGCGACCAATTTGAGATTAGTGCGGGTTATTTAGCTACTGATGCCGCTAATCCCAATCAGGGAGGGGGATTGTTTAACGGTCCATTTGGCACGATCGCGCAATTAACCATCAAACCTTCGGAAGTATTCGCTCTGGGACTGACTTATATTCATGCCTACAACAACGACTTCACAGCGAACGGTTCAGGCGGCAGTAACCGGGCCAGCCTACGGGCTGCCTTGCTAAACAATCCAAATTTACCAGAAGCGTTGGCTCCCTTTGCGGGTCTGGATGTTCCCACCAGCACCAATGCTTACGGAGTTCAAGCATCTTTCCAGATCAGTCCTCAAATTGTTCTCAATGGTTGGGTTGGGTATACCAAAACTCGTACCCTGGCTACACGGGGTGTGCTGCCCAGAGGTGAACTGGATATCTGGAATTGGGCTGTAGGATTGGCTTTGCCGGATCTGTTTAAACCAGGAAGTTTGGGTGGCATTATTGTTGGGATGGAGCCACGAGTCACCGGGGTAACTCCAGGTTTGCGATCGGCGATCGGACGGGATAGGAATATGTCGTTTCACGTCGAAGCATTCTATCAGTACCGGATCAATGACAATATCTCAATTACTCCTGGAATAATCTGGCTCACCAATCCCGACTTTAACTCAAGCAACTCCGATGTCGTGATTGGTGCCATCCGGACAACCTTCACGTTCTAACTGACCGCCTTAGGTTCAAGCCTCATCAGGAGGATGGGCAGAACTTGGTGTGCCCATGCAAATCAGCCAGAATAACCGGATGGGCACGACGTTTCCCTTGGCCCATCCGACGTTTTTTCTAAATTTTCCCAAAAGCTGTCCAAAGTATTGGAATTTGCAAGAAGTCTATTCATTACTTTTGCCGAGAAATATAGGCTTCTTCATCAGAAATTTATGGAAAGCCTCCCGATGGGTGGGGAAATGATGGAAAGAAGAACGTGTGAGGATCTGGCGGCAACTGTTGCCGGAAAGCCATCCGTTCTAACCCATGTGATTTAAGGTGCCATGACTACAGTTCCTGCTCAAAATTTCTCTCCCTCTTACAGTCCTAAGGGACTATGCCGAATTGTTGGTTTTGCCTGTTTGGGGGGGTTTCTAGTCGATCTGTTTGTCCTAACCTTGCCGCCTGCCTTCGGTACACTGCAATGGCGCATCACGTTCTTACAGCAACTGGCAGATCGCAGTGTAATTCTGCTGTTTGGCATGGCGCTGATTATGTATGGCATTCTGGATTTCCGGCGTTGGCGCAGACGGCTGGCAATGGCTTCTCTAATTTTTGGGATCGTCTTTATCTTGTCTTCCATTCTGGTGATCCGGGATAGTCTCGAATTTCAGCAACAGGCGATGGCGAATATCAGCAATCGGGCATCTCAGGTTCAATCCCAACTGCAACAGGCTCAGTCGAATCCCAAACTGGCTCCCAGGGTTAAGCCAGAACAGCTAGAGCAGGCCTCTCAACTATTAAGCAACCAACTGGCATCGGCCAAGGAAACGACTAAGACCAGTGTTTTGAGAACTGGAATATCGAGTGTCGGTAATTTGATCGTAATTGGTTTGGCTTTAATTGGCTTGGGGCAGTATGGGGCACGACCGCCGAAGAATTAAGCAGCAAGAGGAGATTAAAAGCTGCAATTCTGTCTAGCATCAAGGCAGAGGGCAGCAGGCGTGCTTGAACTGTTTCAATTTTGGAGGCGACCAGGTGGCCGACGGCAGCAAAAACAAGGTGCGATCGCTGTTCAACTGGCAGCGAGTTCAAAAACATCTCCGATGGTTACTCAACCAGAGTATTCAGACTCCTCATTCGCGAATTTTAACCTGTGGATTTCTGGTCGGACTTGTTTACCTGCCTTTGTGGATCGCCATTTTGATTAGATCTACAATCTTGGGGGCCTCAACTCCTATCCTGAATGTCGCATTTGGCTATTTAGGGCTAGAGAAACTGTGGCAGAAACGACGGGAAATTATCGGGCTGACGGCTACGGAAGAAGAGCAACTGGTTGGTTATGCTTTCATTCTGGGGGGCACGCTCGCATTCTTCTTCTGTTATGCGTCAATTTCGATGCAGGCACTCTTAATAGTTGTGATTGCTGTGGGTATGGCTTACAGCACCTGGGGAATGCCTTTCTTCAAGCAGTACTGGCCATGGATCAGCCTCGTCTTGCTCAGCCTGTATCCAGATTGGGTATTCTTGTCCAATGCTATTCGCGAAGTAATTACCCCACCTCAGATGTTTGAGGAATTGATGGCCTGGAGCGGCAGCCTGGTGTTACAGGCGATGGGCTATCCTGCTACCCGACGAGGCACCTATCTTTCTTTACCTCAGGGATCGGTAGAAGTGGCCTCTGGATGCAGCGGGTTTGATATGGCATTTCTCATTGTGGGAGCCAGTATTGCCCTGGGCTTATTTTTGCGTCAGAAGTGGGGCAAAATAGCGCTAGTCGCTTTTCTGGGGGCGATGCTGGCTCTCATTTTGAATATTCCCCGCATTGTATTACTTACATTTGCATCGATTTACTGGGGGAAGCAATCTTTCGAGTTCTGGCATGGGCCAATTGGTGGACAGATTTTTTCTGGAATCCTCCTCACAATTTATTACTATGTAGCCATGGGATTTTTTACTCAAAAACTAGAAAACAATCGTTAAGGGTGTCTATGACCGAGATGAGGTACGAGTACAGCCTACAGCCCCAGCAATTCGTCTAACTCGTTGAGCGCCTCGCAGGAGGGAGGTTGGGGAGTTGGCGAAGGGGATGGGGGAGGAGTGATGCGGAGAGGATGTTGAGGGGCAGAAAAGGAATTAGATGAGCGGTGGAGATATTCGTCAGCATATTTGCGAAATACGGCCTCAACTGCTGCTCTGGCATTTTTCAGTCCCCATGCTTGAGCGATGATTTCTGCTTTATCCAGCACATCCTGACTGAGTCTTATCTTGTTGTCATACATAGTTGCAATCCCTCCGCGATCGGATACAAACCTCGAACATTGGCAAATTGAGGATCGGGAATTACGGCTGTGAGTTTGCCACCAGCCAACCGTTCTGTGATCAAATAAGAGCCGCCGCCAGTGACCAGAAACCGAGTTACCCGAATCATGTAAGGCGTATACTGGGCTTTCACCGTCTGGAAAATGCCCAGAAACCAGGGATTCAGGTATTCATCCAGCCAGGCAGCCCAGGATAAGCCTGTGTCGGCGTAGGTATGCCCTGTTTTGAACCCGTCCATGACAATCCCAGGATCGGCTGTAGTGCCCAGGTTATCTGTTAAGCGGCGATCGAAACTGATAGAGGTGGCCAGTTCATAGGTGCCGCCCCGATCCATAACATTTTCATCAATCACTTCGCCATCGGCATCGACTAAGCGAGTCAGCCAGGTGCCACCGCCAATATCAATCACGATCGTATAGCCACTGTCGGGAATCAGCCCTAACCGTTGAGCATAGCGGTAAGCTCCCATGCCTTCCCGTTCTACCTCCACCGACTCTACAGTGACTCGGAAGGGAATGTCATTGCGCTTAAACTCATGCACTCCCATTAGTTGAGATTGCAGCGCTTTGCTGGTTTTACCTGGTTCTGGTGTAGAAACGTGCAGGTTGAGTGAGAATTCCGTCTGCCCGTCTAGTGGCTCTAAACAGGTGTAGAGATGCAATCGAGCCAGATCCACCTTATTCTCAACCACCGTTTGCTGTTGCCGCCGGTACTTGTACGCTTGTACGCCAACGTGGTAGCGTGTTCCATCCGCCAGTTCAATCAAGGGGGATGAGTTCTGAGTACGCACGGCATCCCGTCCCTGGGGAAGCTGGTAGCGCACCGATCGAATCGCTTTGGGCTGGTTGGCGCCATCCCAGAACTTGAGGTCGTAATTACCCGCATCTAAGGCCAGGGTCCGGGTTAAAGGGGTAGATGTCGCAGGCTCTTGCGCCTTCGATCGTCTCACGTCTGTAGCTGTCATGACTCACTCTCCCGATATGGTTGCAGGATGACTGGGGATAGTTTGCCGATCGTTCCTTTACAGGAGTAGCTCGGTGGGCCATTGTCCCCAGGTGCCTCTGAATTTGCCCAATTAGTACAAGTGAACTATATTAAACCTGACGTTTCCTGTCAACCCAAAGAAAGAATTTTATTTTGTCTGTATCAGAATCTACCAAATGAGTGATACAGCCGCCTGAATAGTCATGGTTGAGTGGGGGTATCAGTATAAACAGGCAGGGAATATATGACAGATACTACAACTCAACCCACAGCACAACCAAGTGAAGTCAGCGATCGTGAAGCCAGCCGTCAGGCCAGGGTAGAAGCTCAAAGTTCCGCTGCCACTCAACAAACCCACGGGCAACTGGTGATTATTGGAGGGGCAGAGGATCGGGAGGGAGAGTGCACCATTCTACGGGAATTTGTTCGCCGCGCAGGTAGTCTGAATGCCCGGATCGTGATCATGACGGTGGCAACCAGCTTGCCCGACGAAGTGGGCAGAACCTATACGGATGTTTTTGAGCGACTGGGCGTTGAGTCTGTCGCAGTGGTTGACACGAAAGACCGCCAAGACGGTGAGAACTCAAATGCTCTAGCTAAGCTCCAAGAAGCAACCGGAGTTTTCTTTACGGGTGGTGATCAAAGACGAATTACGGAGTGCCTCAAAGATACAGAAATTCATAAATTGCTGCTACATCGTTTACAAAATGAAGGTTTAGTGATTGGTGGAACAAGTGCTGGAGCAGCGATGATGCCTGAAAATATGATTGCGGAAGGTGATTCGGAAACAAATGCTCGCATGGATGTGGTGGAAATTGAAGAAGGCATGGGCTTCTTTCCCAATGTTGCGATCGACCAGCATTTTGCTCAACGGGGACGATTAGGACGGTTGGTGACAGCGATTTCTTTACAACCCGTTGTGTTGGGTTTTGGCATTGACGAAAACACGGCCATCATCGTGAATGGAGATGAGATCGAAGTGGTGGGTGAAAGTGCTGTCACAGTGCTTGATGTAGAGGATATGACTCATAGCAACATTCATGGGGTGCTGAAGGATGAGTCGTTGGCCCTGTGTGATGCGAAGTTGCATATTCTGCCTCATGGCTACCGTTACAATCTGAAAACGCGATCGGCCATTTGTAAATAAGGCCCATTAGTCCACCTGAAGCCTCGAAAGCCTGAGTACAGCCTGTATTTGGGCTTTAAACCAGGGCCAGCTAGAGAACGATCGTTTTCCGATCAGAGAAACTCCGGTTCTGGACTTGGACAAGGTTGATCCAGGTTTACTTACATCTGTGACAAGCAATTCGTGGGTTAAAGGGGTGGCGCTAATTTGTGATCCCAGCCAGAAATGGTTGGGATTTTTTCAGCTTAATTGTTTGCGGAAACGATTAACACTGATGGTGAGCAGAACGATCGCAAACAAGGCCAGC from Leptodesmis sichuanensis A121 includes:
- a CDS encoding type II toxin-antitoxin system HicB family antitoxin gives rise to the protein MKQFKVVIEKHSDGYVAYPIGVVGAIVGQGDTYEEALSDVKSAIACYAEVFGKEMLEDTPSIEVFLAEAGVAV
- a CDS encoding type II toxin-antitoxin system HicA family toxin; amino-acid sequence: MPKFPVDAPKKRVVRAFELLGFEIVREREHIVMQRENEDGTVMPLVMPNHSEIKSGTLRAICTQVGVSREEFLEAYNQS
- a CDS encoding IS110 family transposase, whose product is MSMNQSTALPTAESSLYAAYIGVDWADRKHDICLYDSTTQQIESCIISAQPEAIAAWVEGLRKRFPQGKIAICTEQKRGSLIYALCKYEFLVLYPVNTLLVANYRQAFAPSRAKSDPTDAQILVELLLKHWDKLKAWQPGSATLRSLQQLVENRRMLVAEKVRLTNRITAALKGYFPQVLEWFEDKDTQVFCEFLTCYPSLKAAQAASKEELEKFFKSHHVVQAKTIEHRLEQIQQGVALTEDAGIVEPLQLLVAALIAQLQVLLPSITTFDTKIEKLFESHPDAELFAALPGAGPHLAPRLLVAFGEERDRYQTAQDLLRYAGIAPVKESSGQKSWVHWRWSCPRFLRQTFVEWALQTRKYSFWAEAFYQMQRQKGKTHQAAIRALAFKWIRIVFRCWQDRQPYDEVKYLMALKRKGSPLVQNLALLAEAE
- a CDS encoding DUF7219 family protein, producing MDKESFLLPRARYRGQVKPENLVFNANLQEFSQRVSYISSLETSGKISPEQSYQQIKALWEGLKHSHKQLGIGRSSFGEEGQE
- a CDS encoding YbjN domain-containing protein gives rise to the protein MLPLLILLIEAWPATVQAMPASPSSRLVAASQGQSSIAAKIRQYLEQFGGSYTKVSDTTWTVPYQGKSWKSYDVYVSTIPNSDLVLIGVPVAAKKNLKPSQDLYLKLLKYNNTVDSVKVGIDDDGDLFLRADVNGRTMDFQEFKEVLEQVAAATDELHSQIKSAIVPE
- a CDS encoding FTR1 family iron permease, whose translation is MIDFTPALPTFVITLREGVEAALVVGIVLAYLSKAGQSRFNSWVYGGIAAGLGASTLVGMVFVVLFQTVGAANQTYAPVIKPLLQSLFSVVAIALLSWMLIWMTQQSRQLKGELEGAISTTLKSDSRAGWGIFGLIFFAVLREGFETVVFIAAKFQQGWIPILGAIAGILVAVGIGLLLFELGVKINLRLFFQVMGLFLLLIVAGLVVSALAHLDTALTNLTQIHPSASICWTNPSAPNAACLLGPLLLDTHRVLPERQFPGIILHTLFGYEDQLYLVEAIAYVSFLAIVGSLYLRSLTGWKVTSSSKLHNAE
- a CDS encoding iron uptake porin; the protein is MQQAKFGQIFGLSSLLLGMAAIAPVSAQEAGKMPIPLTQNNVDPLTADVALNEEADQVTSVSQLTDVRPTDWAYQALKSLVERYGCIVGYPDKTYRGNRALSRWEFAAGLNACLDKIQELIAAATADFVRKEDLETVKKLQDLFAAELASLRGRVDALEVRTATLEKQQFSTTTRLNGEVVVAGAGILTGDNANGQEAPTNAIWGDRVRLNFDASFTGADLLRVRLQAVNLPPFSSVLNTPEGDIRAAGPVFSTAAENNNSVGIDALLYQFPVGEKLIVTLEANAGAIDDFTDTINPFLDGDGGSGALTGFATRNHIYYLLNGTGLGLRYVLSDQFEISAGYLATDAANPNQGGGLFNGPFGTIAQLTIKPSEVFALGLTYIHAYNNDFTANGSGGSNRASLRAALLNNPNLPEALAPFAGLDVPTSTNAYGVQASFQISPQIVLNGWVGYTKTRTLATRGVLPRGELDIWNWAVGLALPDLFKPGSLGGIIVGMEPRVTGVTPGLRSAIGRDRNMSFHVEAFYQYRINDNISITPGIIWLTNPDFNSSNSDVVIGAIRTTFTF
- the hpsJ-C gene encoding HpsJ-like protein, cyanoexosortase C-associated → MTTVPAQNFSPSYSPKGLCRIVGFACLGGFLVDLFVLTLPPAFGTLQWRITFLQQLADRSVILLFGMALIMYGILDFRRWRRRLAMASLIFGIVFILSSILVIRDSLEFQQQAMANISNRASQVQSQLQQAQSNPKLAPRVKPEQLEQASQLLSNQLASAKETTKTSVLRTGISSVGNLIVIGLALIGLGQYGARPPKN
- the crtC gene encoding cyanoexosortase C, with amino-acid sequence MNCFNFGGDQVADGSKNKVRSLFNWQRVQKHLRWLLNQSIQTPHSRILTCGFLVGLVYLPLWIAILIRSTILGASTPILNVAFGYLGLEKLWQKRREIIGLTATEEEQLVGYAFILGGTLAFFFCYASISMQALLIVVIAVGMAYSTWGMPFFKQYWPWISLVLLSLYPDWVFLSNAIREVITPPQMFEELMAWSGSLVLQAMGYPATRRGTYLSLPQGSVEVASGCSGFDMAFLIVGASIALGLFLRQKWGKIALVAFLGAMLALILNIPRIVLLTFASIYWGKQSFEFWHGPIGGQIFSGILLTIYYYVAMGFFTQKLENNR
- a CDS encoding ParM/StbA family protein; its protein translation is MTATDVRRSKAQEPATSTPLTRTLALDAGNYDLKFWDGANQPKAIRSVRYQLPQGRDAVRTQNSSPLIELADGTRYHVGVQAYKYRRQQQTVVENKVDLARLHLYTCLEPLDGQTEFSLNLHVSTPEPGKTSKALQSQLMGVHEFKRNDIPFRVTVESVEVEREGMGAYRYAQRLGLIPDSGYTIVIDIGGGTWLTRLVDADGEVIDENVMDRGGTYELATSISFDRRLTDNLGTTADPGIVMDGFKTGHTYADTGLSWAAWLDEYLNPWFLGIFQTVKAQYTPYMIRVTRFLVTGGGSYLITERLAGGKLTAVIPDPQFANVRGLYPIAEGLQLCMTTR